A portion of the Plasmodium relictum strain SGS1 genome assembly, chromosome: 11 genome contains these proteins:
- the CIA1 gene encoding cytosolic iron-sulfur protein assembly protein 1, putative, producing MVIELVVNLENHKRRIWSICWSPDGNFLGSVGSDKYIIIWQKKKNTRIRNIDSGNKIMNASNTYRGKQYLKTQMEFGIYDIIETNHEKSLRHIEFSKDGNFFVVASFDSRCSIYKKNKNNKWVFYKTLEGHEKEVKCASIHPSNKYIVTCGRDKSIWIHAKVDNFEKENLCSNTYNLKNFCTSSNPNSNTNSNNYALLDDNNFDFNFDAYLTAHTEDIKFVSWCPLSENTFISLSYDNSIKIWNRKLDEWNCIQTLSEHSSVVWCVTFNFDGSEFATCSDDKTIKIWKSEKKKLYNKKKYPFLYQQIVKDVKDMANASNKNDFSRMNNYSESRNKYVKEQKTAKKNTNENNKKKEYAKEKNTNERKIIKKTNNTDTKLKEKETKKENDYDSCNYVIVNYLEKGFNLRNILKIFIQNKFIPLYFHYGLFKFLYKYSKIEKNIKSDPTYEKMPKKELNVENDILKNELVDKNNTNNIDNKNIEKRTNKNSEDMIDKGNISKTIKQNNIEKMNINNASKTNSNNNETINKKNKENIVTRNIKNINEQGEKFKDIIFDDWELKHVIEGYHKRSVSYIDWNPYENLIAVSSFDNSLKIFEKRKEKWELIENVENAHLSDVNCVVWCPQKFQDYFLLATAGDDCVINIWKFKKR from the coding sequence atggTAATTGAATTAGTAGTAAATTTGGAAAATCATAAAAGGAGAATATGGAGTATATGCTGGAGCCCAGATGGAAATTTTCTGGGATCAGTGGGATcagataaatatattattatctggcaaaaaaaaaaaaatactagaATTAGAAATATAGATAGTGGAAATAAGATTATGAATGCATCTAATACATATAGAGGAAaacaatatttaaaaactCAAATGGAGTTTGGTATTTATGACATAATAGAAACAAATCATGAGAAATCTTTGAGGCATATAGAATTCTCTAAAGAtggtaatttttttgttgttgCTTCTTTTGATTCTAGGTGTTCcatttataagaaaaataaaaataacaaatgggttttttataaaacattAGAAGGCCATGAAAAGGAAGTAAAATGTGCTTCTATTCATCcatcaaataaatatatagtaACATGTGGTAGAGATAAAAGTATATGGATACATGCAAAAGTAGACaattttgaaaaagaaaatttgtGTAGTAAtacttataatttaaaaaacttTTGTACTAGTTCTAATCCTAACTCTAATACTAATTCTAATAATTATGCTTTACTAGATGACAATAATTTtgattttaattttgatGCTTATTTAACTGCTCATACAGAAGATATTAAATTTGTCTCATGGTGTCCTTTAAGTGAGAACACTTTTATTTCGTTATCTTATGATAACTCAATAAAAATTTGGAATAGAAAATTAGATGAATGGAATTGTATACAAACATTAAGTGAACACTCATCAGTAGTATGGTGTGTAACTTTTAACTTTGACGGTTCTGAATTTGCTACATGCTCTGATGATAAAACTATTAAAATATGGAAAagcgaaaaaaaaaaattatacaacAAAAAGAAGTATCCATTTCTTTATCAACAGATAGTGAAAGATGTTAAAGATATGGCTAATGCATccaataaaaatgatttcaGTAGAATGAATAACTACAGTGAAAGtagaaataaatatgtaaaagaacaaaaaacagcaaaaaaaaatacaaatgaaaataataaaaagaaagaatatgcaaaagaaaaaaatactaatGAAAGAaagattattaaaaaaactaataatACAGATACCAAGCTGAAAGAAAAAGagacaaaaaaagaaaatgattaTGATTCTTGTAATTATGTCATTGTGAATTATTTAGAAAAGGGATTTAATTTAcgaaatatattaaaaatatttattcaaaataaatttattcctttatattttcattatggactttttaaattcttgtataaatattcaaaaattgaaaaaaatataaaaagtgaTCCTACTTATGAAAAAATGCCAAAAAAAGAGCTTAATGTGgaaaatgatatattaaaaaatgaattagttgataaaaataatacaaataatattGACAATAAAAACATTGAAAAAAGAACGAATAAAAATAGTGAAGATATGATCGATAAGGGTAATATAAGTAAGACAATTAAACagaataatatagaaaaaatgaatataaataatgcaAGCAAAACGAATAGCAATAACAATGaaacaataaataaaaaaaacaaagagAACATAGTTACTAgaaacattaaaaatataaatgaacaaggagaaaaatttaaagacaTTATTTTTGATGATTGGGAATTAAAACATGTTATAGAAGGTTATCATAAGAGAAGTGTGAGCTATATAGATTGGAACCcatatgaaaatttaattgCTGTATCATCCTTTGacaattctttaaaaatatttgaaaaaagaaaagaaaaatgggAATTAATAGAAAATGTTGAAAATGCCCATTTAAGTGATGTTAATTGTGTTGTATGGTGCCCTCAAAAATTTCaagattattttttgttagcCACTGCAGGGGATGATTGTGTTATTAATATTTGGAAATTTAAGAAAAGATAA